CATGAAGGGCAAGGGCAACCTGATCATCACCGGCCAGCTGGGCGATGTCATGGAGGAATCCGTCCGCATCGCCTACAGCTGGGTGCGCGCCAACGCACCGGATCTGGGCATCGACGAGACGGCCTTTGAGAACTGCGACTTCCATATCCACGTGCCGGAGGGGGCCATCCCGAAGGACGGCCCCAGCGCGGGCGTGACGATGGTGACCGCGCTGGTCAGCCTGCTGACCGGCCGCCCGGTGCGGGCGGACGTGGGCATGACCGGCGAGATCACGCTGCGCGGGCAGGTGTTGCCCATCGGCGGCGTGAAGCAGAAGGTGCTAGCAGCCCACCGCGCGGGCTTGAAGACGGTCATCCTGCCTCAACGCAACGAGGTCGACCTGGACGATCTGCCCGAGGACGTGCGGCAGGAGATGAACTTCGTTCTGGTGGAGCGCATCGACCAGGTGCTGGAGGCGGCTCTGCGCCCCGCTCCCGAGCCCACGACGGAGGAGAAGGTCCCAACGAATGGGCGGGAGCATGAGGCGGAGGAGGAGCTCCCATGACCCCGTTGCTCAGGAATGACCGCCAAGACCGTCCACACGGGGAAGGGAGGTGAGCCACATGATCAACTACCATCTGACGACGAAGCGCTTCGACGCGACTCCCGCGGTTGTGGACAAGGTCGAGGAGTGGATCGCCAAGCTCGAGCGGCGGGCGCGTCACTTCCCGCCGGATCTGCTGCACGTGGACGTGGAGTTGGAACGGCGAGCGCGCCGGGAGGAATATGTGGCCCGCTTGCGCCTGAGCGTGGGGAACACGGTCCTGGTGACGCGCAAGAAAGGGGCCACCGTGCAGGAGGCCTTGAAGGAGGCGGGCGAGGATATGGAGCGCCGCCTGGAACGGTACAAGGCCCGCCTGCGCCGGGACTACGCCCACGAGCGGAAGCGCGCCTCCCTGTCCGCCGAGGAGATCGCCTCGCTGGAGCGCGAGCTGCTGGAGGACAAAGAGCTGCTGGATCGCAGCCTGGCGGGCGATCGGGAGGCGTTCGAGGAGCTCACGGAGCGCGAGCTGCCGCGGCTGACCCGATATCTGCGCCGTCAGCTGCGCCAGCGCGGCGTCCCGGAGGATCGAATCGACGCGCTGCTGCCCGACCTGCTGGCGGACACCTTGCAGATGGCCTTCGAGCATCTGGCCCA
This Chloroflexota bacterium DNA region includes the following protein-coding sequences:
- a CDS encoding HPF/RaiA family ribosome-associated protein, producing MINYHLTTKRFDATPAVVDKVEEWIAKLERRARHFPPDLLHVDVELERRARREEYVARLRLSVGNTVLVTRKKGATVQEALKEAGEDMERRLERYKARLRRDYAHERKRASLSAEEIASLERELLEDKELLDRSLAGDREAFEELTERELPRLTRYLRRQLRQRGVPEDRIDALLPDLLADTLQMAFEHLAQKPPRLSMQAWLALQARELLRIRPLEGVEVPTTS